In Trifolium pratense cultivar HEN17-A07 linkage group LG7, ARS_RC_1.1, whole genome shotgun sequence, a genomic segment contains:
- the LOC123897805 gene encoding cold-responsive protein kinase 1-like — protein MHRTAMTCFPFSFSKKSSSSLPSTRPNLDNDEDDISSIQNVKIYTYKELRNATDNFSEANKIGEGGFGSVYMGRLKGGKLAAIKVLSAESKQGVKEFLTEINVISEIEHENLVKLYGCCVEKNSRILVYNYLENNSLSRTLLGGSHDSIYFDWQTRCRIGVGVARGLAFLHEEVRPLIIHRDIKASNILLDKDLTPKISDFGLAKLMPANATHVSTRVAGTLGYLAPEYAIGGRLTRKADIYSFGVLLIEIVSGRCNTNSRLPIEEQFILERTWELYERKELVALVDTALNGEFDAEQAVKFLKIGLLCTQESPKCRPSMSTVVKMLTGEMEVDDSKMTKPALISDFMDLKVRHKQESIIDTRTSSSYNTSSASEHHDTTVISAATSTFTTQHDHSM, from the exons ATGCACCGAACCGCCATGACTTGTTTCCCTTTCTCATTCAGCAAGAAATCGTCTTCTTCATTGCCTTCTACAAGACCAAATCTAGACAATGATGAAG ATGATATTTCAAGCATTCAAAATGTTAAGATCTATACCTACAAAGAACTAAGGAATGCCACTGATAACTTTAGTGAGGCCAATAAAATTGGAGAGGGTGGTTTTGGTTCCGTCTACATG GGTCGACTTAAAGGTGGAAAACTTGCTGCTATAAAAGTTCTTTCAGCTGAATCAAAGCAAGGTGTGAAGGAGTTCTTGACAGAGATCAATGTGATCTCCGAAATCGAGCATGAAAATTTGGTCAAGTTATATGGTTGTTGTGTGGAAAAAAATAGCAGGATTTTAGTCTACAATTACCTCGAGAATAATAGCCTTTCACGAACTCTTCTAG GTGGAAGTCATGATAGTATCTACTTTGATTGGCAAACACGATGTAGAATAGGTGTTGGGGTTGCACGCGGGCTTGCCTTTCTACACGAAGAAGTCAGGCCTCTTATCATTCATAGGGATATAAAAGCAAGCAATATTCTTCTTGACAAAGACCTTACACCTAAGATTTCCGATTTCGGTCTTGCAAAGCTTATGCCAGCAAATGCGACTCATGTCAGCACACGTGTAGCAGGAACACT AGGTTATTTGGCGCCAGAGTATGCGATAGGAGGAAGACTTACACGAAAAGCAGACATTTACAGTTTCGGTGTCCTCCTTATCGAGATAGTCAGTGGGAGATGCAACACAAATTCGCGACTTCCTATAGAAGAACAGTTCATTCTAGAGAGG ACATGGGAACTTTACGAGCGAAAGGAATTAGTTGCGTTGGTAGATACAGCACTAAACGGGGAATTTGACGCCGAGCAGGCAGTTAAATTTCTGAAGATTGGCCTGCTTTGCACTCAGGAATCTCCTAAGTGCCGGCCATCCATGTCTACTGTGGTCAAGATGCTTACTGGAGAGATGGAAGTTGATGACAGTAAGATGACAAAACCTGCCTTAATTTCTGATTTTATGGACCTCAAAGTTAGACATAAACAAGAAAGTATAATCGATACGAGGACTTCATCTTCATATAATACATCGTCTGCCTCAGAGCATCACGACACTACCGTTATATCAGCCGCAACTTCAACCTTCACTACACAACATGATCACAGCATGTAA